The Perca fluviatilis chromosome 3, GENO_Pfluv_1.0, whole genome shotgun sequence nucleotide sequence ACCCCAGCCATCCTGCCAACCTGTCAAACAGCCCCATTGGCTAGCCAGCAACCATCAGCTGCCTGTCACCTCCTCAAGAAAAAAGGTCATACATACTTAACAGTTAGATGGTAACAGCATCTCTTCCACAGATTACAGTTCAGTTGTCTTAGAGGTTTACATCAGCACCTCTATTGACGCAGTTACCAGAGAGCAATAGTTCTGCACTTCCACACCGATATTTGTTCTGACTTCTTGCTTTGGGTAAAAGCTGTATGTGTGCTGAGCTCCTATTTGTGCTCTGCAGTAGATACCCCACATTAATACAGCATACTTCCTAACCCAACAAGGCCTCATAACAACCATAATGTTTCATTTTACTTATTTGAAACGATTAATTCGGCGTATCGTCTTATTTACTTTTGTTTCTTTGAGGCAAACCTAGTGTGCAAAATTCTGTGAATGAACTTTTTTTTGATTGACTGAAACAAATTGTACTTTTCATTACATTAACTGTTTTTTCCTAACGTAAACGTTTCTCTGAGATCATTTAAGATAGTTAATTAACATAACACCAACCCTCTCCTAACTGGACATTTCACCTAATTTAACGTAAATGCTACAGAGCAACAGctatcaacacatacatttttagcTTGAGCTAACGTGCTCAGAGAGCTCTTAGTCTTAGCAAGGAATCTTAGAAAGATGGAACATATAGCTATGTCATATATTcaatttgatatatatatatatatatatataataacagtTTGATGGTTGGTTAGTTATCGTTAACAAAGATGCTCTATTACAAACAAACGTCAGAATGCTACTGGCTCTTCCTTCTTAATAAGATTCCTTGGCTCTTACTAGGTTCTAACGTAATTAACATTCAGCTATTTAGCTCGCTAGTTAGTTAATCTCCTGTTGTTACTGTTGCCAGCTAgccttagctagctaacgtttagCCGCTTGGTTAATTCGCTACTTCAGTTTGCTGGGATTACATGTGcagtaactagctagctatataaCGTTAGGCAATTCCTCTGCAGCACTTCATGTCGTCACTTTTACACGACAGCCACAAACACGAGACAGCATGAAGTAAGATAACGTTAAACGTGTTTGAAAACTAGCTTAGCTATAGCGTTCCAGTTAAGGTTAATACGATAGCTGACGataccgctaacgttagcttgtatTATCCTTTCCCAAACCGTTTTGCAGAGCTGGGTTTTACCTGTAGTTTAGCTTTAGTAGGGTTGTGCTTCCAGGACGCACTTAACGCTAGCTCATTAATGACCAGTGTCAAACCAGCGTTTCATTCATTTCTCTTCTactccatggatgtattagttctactctctctctctctctctctctctctctctctctctctctctctctctctctctcatgctcGTTGTTTACACCGTGTTGCTGGGAGACCAGTGTGCTGGCTCATGGCTGCCACCTGCAGGCCTGCAGGCCACAAGGCTCCCtcctatttcttcttttttttttttgtgatcaaatgtttttattccctatttcttcttcttgtttccGGCAGGCTAGACGCATCTATGGCGTATGGTATTGCTGCCCTCCGCTATTCTCTAATCGCTATTCACAACTTAATTAAAAGTAattatctatatatttttatatactcTAATATGTCGCAGGTACTCCATCAGTTTCTTCAATTTGTTCCAACTGTCCAAATTCAATAAAGTGCGTAAAGTAAAAACTGTTTCTCCATTTGCACCCAGTTCTCTGAAAAGTTTCTTCCTCTGACGAGAGTACTTCCTGCACTGCACTAATACATGCTTCACTGTTTCCTTGTCTCCACATTCACACTTTCCATCAGGATGTTTACTAATCAGAGCCAGCCCACTCCTCAGCCCACAATGTCCAAGCCTCAATCTGGATAAAACTACTGCATCTCTTCTCTTTCATCTATAATcacatctttctttctctaccATTCTTTGTACTGAATAATAAGTTCTCCCCTTCCTTTCACAATCCCATGAATTTTGCCACATTTCTTTTACTGACCTATTCATTATTTATGTGTAATCTGGTAACCCATACAGCACATTAATTTGAACATGTATCTCTCCTCCTGCACTGCTTTCTTTGCCACCCCTTCTGCCTCCTCATTACCCTCCACACCCATGTGCGTCGGAACCCAGAGAAACCCCACCTCATACCCTGCTTTATGAATTCTGTGCAGCTGACTCACTACATATGACAGTACCAGTATCGGTATTGGAATTTTTTTAACCCAGCCCTAAATGTAGAAAAATCAAATgcctttgtaaaaaataaaataacagaagcAATATAGCACATTACTTTACTCTTTAATTAAGGTCTGCATGCCTTTCATCTATAACCTAACATAAGCACCCGTTTGACAAACTCACCTGACAATTCTTCATGTCCAGAAAACGTGTCAGTCTCTTGAGTGACAATTAAGAGGCCCCTGttattgtgcatgtgtgtgtttgtgagagagtgtgtgcatCCATggatacctgtgtgtgtgtgtgtgtgtgtgtgtgtgtgtgtgtgtgttaatgtgcagGAGCAAATTATCAGCCTGCTTTGAAGAGAGCTACAGTAGATGTTCGAGCCTGGGGTGGTTAAAGTCTGAGAGAAAACAAACTATTAAAATAGGGTTGTTTATTAAGGAACAAACATACTGATTAAAACATACAACTTTCACAAGACTTTTTCTACAAGACATACTGCATTATCATGAGGATAGAACGTACATTTCTATAAAATCTTTTGACATTCAGCGGTCTTCGGTTCAAAAAAACATGATTGTATATTTACCATTCTGTCAATCTTTATTTCTGGTGAATTGTTTCATTAACCAGCCGGAAAGGTTGTTATTAAAATCGCATCCTGTACCATTCATTACCATACCTTCTGTCCTATCCACATCTTCTCTGGTCTTGAGGTAACTGACTTGAGACCATTCAAAGTCAATAGAAACCATTGGATTGTCACTTGGAAAGAGAAGAGGTATTGGTGAACACTTGAATAGACACTAAAGAAAATAAGTCCTAAATTCAAGTGAATGCTAGTAGTTGCTGAGATAATAAAGAGACCGCATTTGGCCAACGCTGACAGAGGTTGGTTGTTGTGGAGGCTGTATTGATAATGATCCATAAGATGAGGAGTGTGTATTAACTAGACCACATGTGTGTCTAGCAGCGGACTGCCCTCGCATGAGCAGCATGTGCTACACCTAACAGTCTGGTGTTTGTGCAATTAGTTGAATGAGGATGCCAAGGAAGTCTGAGTGGTTTCCGACTCAGTGTGTACACAGTCTGTCTTTGTGCGAAGTTCTCACACTTGGAAACCGCTCTGTTGGATGTGGTGAAGCTGCAGGCGAAGAGACTGTATGCTGCTTATGATTCTCCTCTGGTGGCCAATCAAACAGATCCCGATACGCCTGATGTCGCTAAAGGGGAGAAGAAGATTTACAGTTTTGAATTAGTTTCATAAGAACAGCAGACCCACTTGTACATCATGACAAACATGCAAACGTCAATTTAAGCTACGGAAGACCTAGTGAGAATTCTGGTGATCCATTTTCTAATTCTGATCTAAAACTAAATTCTCTCATGTGTTTATGACTTAAGTACAGGTGAAAAAGATTTTGCCAGTATAATTTTAGTTAAAAATGTTCTCATTTGTGAAACAGGTAGGGACAAATGTTTGGCAGGTaggtacattttttttcttgtcaagatcgtttttattagtttgttgTTGTAATACTAATTTTTGCCACAGGAGGCTGAAATGCACCACTATCCCTTGTTCTAAAAAAGACCAAAAGCATTCATGTTTTCTTCCATCTGAGTTTGAATTTTTCAAAAAGTAACAATTCTTATTTTTCAACGGTGTATGAGTTGATTTTGCAATTTCAACTTAAGATGGACACCAGAGTTTAGAGTGCATGGAGAAAGTAACTCACATGGAGAAAACATGAATGCTTTTAGTCCTATTTAGAACATGGGGAAGTGGTGCACTTCTGCCTCTTGTGGCCAATTAACTTAGAAAAATGATCCTGGCAACTGGGCTGTtgtacagataaaaaaaaatgttaaggcACCTATAGTTGCAAAATCTGTTCTTAAGTCATAAaaacaggagagaaaacaaTTTAGATGGGACTAAGAAATGGTCACTAGAATactgcaacaaaaaaataaaaaaacttataaaaataaaaattatttattttaaaaaaaaaaaaaaaaaactgcaaaaaacacataaaaaaaaaaaaaaaaaattaaaaaaaactactacTGTTGTAGTAGTTGTAGTGATATagttacacatacatacagtccaGGTAATTTATTGTCAAAGCTTAATAGTGGAAACAATTTTATAACAATTTCACAATGTTTCTGTTCCTTTGATGGTTGTTTCCTTTTAGTGTGCTTTTGATACCATACTGTAGCTGCACTCTGTATAATTTGGCTTCACTCACTCTATACTCATGGTGGAAATGGAATCCAGTGTTGTGTATCCTGCTGCAAGGAAGTTGTTCTTATACTGGCTCATTTTGATGGAGTCAAGCCAGTCGCCAATAGAAATGAAAAGAGGGTAGTCTGGCATGTCCTCTGGGGAGTCAGGGTAACTGAGACAAACAAACGAGACAAGAGACAAGTTAGCATATTGTTGATCTGAATAGTAAATATTCTTTGAATTACCGTGGCAGTGGTTTTCAATGACAAACTGTGTACAGTAGACGAAAATAATTTTTACTAATTATTTTCCAACACATTAATACTTACCTCTGCACATCATTCACCAGAGTGAGCAGACTACTGGGATTAATTATGAGTTTGTCCAGGAAAGAAAGCACATTGTTGAAGCGTGGGCGCTGGTTAGCCTCCTTCTGCCAGCAGTGTAACATCAACTGGTGCAGTGTCACAGGGCAGCCCATTGGTGCTGGGAGACGGTATCCTTCTTCAATTGATAAAATGACCTGAGATCATCAACATCAATAAGTTAAATACAAATGcaaatgctttttttgtgttgagTTTTAATGTGATCAGCAGCTTACATCTTGATTGGACATCTCCCAGTAGGGCCTCTCGCCATATGACATCACTTCCCACATGACAATGCCGTAGCTCCATACATCACTAACTGTGGAAAATTTTCCATAAGCAATAGACTCTGGTGCCGTCCAGCGAATTGGTATCTTTCCTCCCTGacgcaaaaacaacaacacaaaataagCTGGGTTAAAGAGATATTCAACATTCCTAACTGTCAGATTGTAATATCCTGCAGTAACTGTTAGATCCACACTTACTGTAGCATTGTAGGCCGCTTCAGGTTCATCATCTTCGAGGACTCTGGACATGCCAAAATCAGACACCTTACACACCAAGTTTTCATCCACCAAGATGTTACGAGCGGCGATGTCTCTGTGAATGTAACCCATATCTGAAAGATAGGTCATGCCTACTGCGATGCCGCGCAGCATGCCAACCAGCTGGAGCACTGTGAACTGCCCGTCACGTGCCTGGTATGGTTgtgagagtgagaaagagagagaaagagagaggacaaaCATATGATATATGGAGGACAATATTTCTTCAGGAAACAGGTGAACATCTGTGAACATGTCTTCCTCTCACCCGGAGGAAAGAATCAAGTGCTCCATTTTCCATGTACTCAACGACTATCATTACTGGTCTGCCTGAGGAAAAAGGTAAAAGACAGGATTTTAATGAGCAACAGAGAAAAGAGACTAAAGTAAAGAATGTTGTGAACTGACGCTGAAGAGAAGagcacagacagatacacatatAGAGCTTACTCCTAGTAACCACTCCCTCCAGCCTGATGATGTTGGGGTTGTCAAACTGTCCCATGATTGAAGCCTCACGCAAAAAGTCTCGCCTCTGTTGTTCCATGTAGCCACCTTTAAGTGTCTTTATTGCCACAGCGATGTCCATCCTTCCAGGTATGCGCAACCGACCACTACAGACTTCTCCAAATTCACCTGTCAAAACAACACAATACATAACAGGGTGCACTGTCTTTCATACATCATAGGACTTATTCCCAATAgttgtacttttactgcaactccatgaaataataaaaacaatacatacatTCAGTAATTGCTGCCcatataattttatcattatttcCTGTTCTTTGTAAAgtataaatgtatgtttttgcTTAAAGAAATCAGGTAAAATACACATTATGATTCACAGTTGGTAAATCAGTTAAAACCTGTAACTGAAACAAGAGAGAAATGTGTAAAGACACAACAGTAGACTGCAGTTGCCTTGTCATTTAAACATCTGGAAGTACAcactgactccaccagatggaacCCATGCTACAGAAACTAGGCAAATAGGAGGCACCTTCATAATTACTCATGGGCTAAATAGCAGACCCAATCTGTTCGATTTAATGAACCATCAAACATTATTATTTATAGTCAGCAGCACTGGCTTTGCACCTAAGGTATCATGCTATATACTACCTTAAAATCAGCTTGCTAAGAGGGGCTGTAAAACAATTTAATTTGAACTTTATGAGGTTTAACATttcttataaaataaaaatgttaatcaaCATTAAATGAGACAATTTCTCTACCAGGCTACCAGTGCTAGGCAATCGTCACTAGGGCATTTCTACAATATGCCTGTGTAATCCTACATAGGACTTAAGGAAATACCCAGATTAAGATAATTGCACACACTAAATAACCTCTTCTATCTGGTTAGCAGTCATGCATTATATGAAGTTATGTATTACTCTTGCACACAGGTGACGCCTGTACTGTTCCATAAATACAGgaaacacatgtacagtatacagtataattaTGAGCCTGTATACATTggtgtacatacagtatttatgtgTATCCATTTTACCTGCACCAATCACCCTCTCGATGCATATATATGAGGGGTCTATCTCTTTGGCGAATTCCTCCACCGCCTGAGTGGGGTCTTCATACGTGTCTGGATCCACATAGGTCTTTATCCCAGAGAATGGGACTGGAAGAGAATAcaatatttacttttattataaaatttaaatctttcacacacacacacacacacacacacaccgcaaacGCACTGATAATCTGCAGAAATTTACATGGCGAAAATTCGCTTGTTGGCACTGTTAGCTCTTcatacagtataataataataataataataataataataataatagaaacatAGTACACATGCATATCAGATTATTTGTGCCTCTCTTTGTACATACAAGAGATGGACACAATAACATGAGCACCTGTGCAATACGATGAAATAAAGTACTACAGAGCTTGATTGTATCGTATATAGTAAAACCCGAttttaaaaaacttttcttAAACACAACTTTAATTTCGCACATTTTACTCTACACGTATAACACCCTTTCCCATTATTTTACCGAttctttgtttctgtttgttttgtgaaCCACATCATCGTCACTACTTACTTTACATAATTCTTTCAAAATGCAGGAGAAATCTTTCATTTGAATGGTTTTGCCTGCATAAACACGTTGTCTTTGGACCACAGCCCTGCAGTAAATTCTGATATACTGAAGCATATAATGTcatttatgttgaggctgtgcgAGAGACGTTGATTCTTGCTTCAACTGTATGAGACCAGAATTCATGGTGTATTTGCTTCTTTTATACTGTAAGGTGTTTCTGTGATGTTTGAAGGGATGGAGAAAATTGGCAAAAAAAAGGGCTCAGAAAATGCCCAAGAGCAGTGTATAAAGACATTGCAGGCAGCCAGGCTTCAGCATCCTCCTCAATGGCTTAGGCTGGGGACGCTGCTGCAGTGAGCACTGAGCATGATGACTGGCACAAATGATAACTTGAAGCAACCCCTGGTACACCTCGAGCAGATGAGCTGGGGACTAAATGTACTTTATAGCTGTGTCAGCTCATATTGTACAGCGTTGAAGGTTTCGTCTGAGATAGATTCAAGTTGGGATTCTACACTCTACCTCTGTCTCCAGGGCGTCTAACCTCAGCTCTATAATAGAACAAGCCTTTTCCTTCAGTTTGTTGAACCTGCTGGCATCACCTGCCTAGGTGATGCCTCCGCAGCACACAACAGCAAAGaacagacaacaaaaaaaaggctgGGGAAGGCAAGGATTataactattaaaaaaaaaaaaaatcttaatatttGAAGAAAAGGGTTAATGAATGCATATTTGTATTGGCAATACCGTTATCCATCTTTGTCGTGTGCTGCAAGGAAAACTAGATGACTGATGATATGcaaaatatgtttgtgtgtttgtctgtggagGGATTAGTTTGTCAacaggtgtttggtgttttaaaaggcCCCAAAcatcgccttccaggcagcgcggcaatggttGTTTAGGGTTAAGGctagggttagctgcctggaaggcgacattggaggcttaaaacaccttTGAGCTTGTCAGCATGTTACAATATTTTCATTCAGTCTTCCATGTTATTCTTGGATCAATCCAAAATTCCCAAATTAGGCCCACAGATGATAGAATGGTTAGATTTGTCTCAGGAGCCATACTTGTGTCCCTGCAGGCCTCAGATCCAATCCTACAGGAGCTCTCACTGAACTATGTTAGTAAATTACAGGGCACCATTTTGTTCCCAAAGAATGACACGCCTCCCCTATGGAGCCAATCAATAACCCTGTTTTTATCTCTAGTTGTACACCACACTTGGTTCAATCCTGTAATTCTTTTAACAGAACAGCGGTTACCCACGTTTTGTCACAATCCAATAATTAGGTGTATGAGATACTGCGAGTGGTGGATCGTGAtaaaaaactgcattaaaaaatTGCAACTCCAAGGCAAACTGTGACCACTCGTGTCGTAACTAAGGCCTTGGGAGTtggaaccatagactgtataaaattaatggacaacgcatccggttcgacgaagtgctgcaaatgcggaagtgccttaaacctgcattctatctgaattccagcagggggcgacacgtgtgGTTGCAAAATGAGgtctgtttctgtagaagtctatgagaaagtgacccacttctcaattgatttattacctcagtaaacattttcataatgagtttatggtctcaatcgctagttttaagtcttctgcaacacagaataattttaagttttctttttttgaattatgagtcgcgttgattttaaaatcggtgttaaagcagggggtgttttagggcgtggctatgatgtgattgccagtgaaagtgtgtaacgtaacgtagagtgtaagggctcctccctcactcctccctctcgtctaaaatcgtcacatctgcaaccaggatggctgcgcccgtaacggcaaactcgacgacggatagcagatctccacaaaccaatgggtgacacatgcgctgtccattaatatacagtctatggttggaaCATGCAATCTGTTGAATGCAAGCTCACCAgtgtgagaacacacacacacacacacaatacagtaccATGTCCACTGTGAAAGCgaatcctcctcttctcctccgaCTTCATCCTGGCTTTAATGTACCCCTGACACCTGTACAGGTGAACCAGTTTGCCACAGAGTAAGAATCACCTTCAtcaccacataaaaaaaaaaacctatagAGTACATCCCCTGTTTTTTTCctcactgtctctgtctctttttgccAGCAACCCTCTCGGTGTTCTGTGCTCAACACAGTAAATTAGTTGACATTATTGCAGAAGACAAATATGACATCACAACAAAAAAGTGGAAAATTTGTTCTGACAGCAGAAACTGCAATCTTTTAGTTTGAAAAGACATCTCTGGTGGAAAAACAGACAGCCATTTTCCTCTTTTCTATAACCCATTCATTTAGAGCAATTTTTTGTTCTTGCCTGTATGtagtttcttattttttttcttatttatctttttcCATTTTCCAGTTTTTATTCTATTCACAGTCCCACAAATTCAAAGCTTTCAAGG carries:
- the LOC120555944 gene encoding ephrin type-A receptor 6-like isoform X7, translating into MACTRTPSAPRNLVSLINDTALFLQWMPPSDTGGREDITYNILCQRCDGRDGDSGVTQCEPCEPELRFIPRPLGLTGTSVAILDFAMHATYTFHVEAANGVSGLGVSARSLANVTVNTHQAGPALVGVVRKDWASQNSIALSWSDVERLPSDIVDYEVKYFEKEQEQLSYSSTRTKAPSVVVTGLRPSTVYVFHVRVRTAAGYTAYSPNFEFATAAEADPDIADQGQVLVVVTASVGGFSLLVILTLFLLITGRCQGYIKARMKSEEKRRIRFHSGHVPFSGIKTYVDPDTYEDPTQAVEEFAKEIDPSYICIERVIGAGEFGEVCSGRLRIPGRMDIAVAIKTLKGGYMEQQRRDFLREASIMGQFDNPNIIRLEGVVTRSKLYMCICLCSSLQRQFTTFFTLVSFLCCSLKSCLLPFSSGRPVMIVVEYMENGALDSFLRARDGQFTVLQLVGMLRGIAVGMTYLSDMGYIHRDIAARNILVDENLVCKVSDFGMSRVLEDDEPEAAYNATGGKIPIRWTAPESIAYGKFSTVSDVWSYGIVMWEVMSYGERPYWEMSNQDVILSIEEGYRLPAPMGCPVTLHQLMLHCWQKEANQRPRFNNVLSFLDKLIINPSSLLTLVNDVQSYPDSPEDMPDYPLFISIGDWLDSIKMSQYKNNFLAAGYTTLDSISTMSIDDIRRIGICLIGHQRRIISSIQSLRLQLHHIQQSGFQV
- the LOC120555944 gene encoding ephrin type-A receptor 6-like isoform X6, with the protein product MSFACKPGFFKAYAGNTICSKCPPHSSSHDQAATICHCDKGFYRAIKDSSTMACTRTPSAPRNLVSLINDTALFLQWMPPSDTGGREDITYNILCQRCDGRDGDSGVTQCEPCEPELRFIPRPLGLTGTSVAILDFAMHATYTFHVEAANGVSGLGVSARSLANVTVNTHQAGPALVGVVRKDWASQNSIALSWSDVERLPSDIVDYEVKYFEKEQEQLSYSSTRTKAPSVVVTGLRPSTVYVFHVRVRTAAGYTAYSPNFEFATAAEADPDIADQGQVLVVVTASVGGFSLLVILTLFLLITGRCQGYIKARMKSEEKRRIRFHSGHVPFSGIKTYVDPDTYEDPTQAVEEFAKEIDPSYICIERVIGAGEFGEVCSGRLRIPGRMDIAVAIKTLKGGYMEQQRRDFLREASIMGQFDNPNIIRLEGVVTRSKLYMCICLCSSLQRQFTTFFTLVSFLCCSLKSCLLPFSSGRPVMIVVEYMENGALDSFLRARDGQFTVLQLVGMLRGIAVGMTYLSDMGYIHRDIAARNILVDENLVCKVSDFGMSRVLEDDEPEAAYNATGGKIPIRWTAPESIAYGKFSTVSDVWSYGIVMWEVMSYGERPYWEMSNQDVILSIEEGYRLPAPMGCPVTLHQLMLHCWQKEANQRPRFNNVLSFLDKLIINPSSLLTLVNDVQSYPDSPEDMPDYPLFISIGDWLDSIKMSQYKNNFLAAGYTTLDSISTMSIDDIRRIGICLIGHQRRIISSIQSLRLQLHHIQQSGFQV